GGCATGGACGGCGGGGCCTGCACCCATCTGGCGGTTGCCGTCGGCGCCTGCGGACCGGCGCCGGTGCGGCGGCGCGATGTCGAGGCGGACCTGATCGGCGGCGGCCTGGACGATACAGAAATCCGGCGGCTGACCGATGCGCTGGCCGAAGCGTTCGACCCGGTCGACGATGTGCGCGCCAGCGCCGATTACCGCCGCCGGGTCGCGCCGCGGATGGTCCGGCAGGCCATTGTCGAGGCGCAGCAAAGACTGTCGGAGACGCCATGACCGGCGAACCCGTCACGCTCCCCGTCACACTTCGGGTCAACGGCGCCGACCGGCCGGTCGCGGCGGTGGCGCCGTGGACGACGCTGCTCACCGTCTTGCGCGACGACCTCGGCCTTACCGGCGCGAAGCGCGGCTGCAACCAGGGGGTGTGCGGCGCCTGCACCGTGACGATCGACGGCGAGCCGGTGCGCAGCTGCCTGTCGCTGGCGCTCAACTGCGCGGACCGGGACATCGTGACCGTCGAAGGCCTGGTCCCGGCGGGGGCGCCGGCGGGCGCGCTGGCGCCGGTCCAGCAGGCCCTGGCGGAAGGCAACGCCGTGCAATGCGGCTTCTGCACGCCCGGCATCCTGATCTCGGCCCATGCCCTGTTGCGCCGCAACGCGCCGCTGACGGTCGACGAGGTGCGGGCGGGCCTGTCCGGCAACCTGTGCCGCTGTTCCGGCTACAAGAAGATCGTCGAAGCCGTCGTGAGCGCTTCGGAGGCGCGGCCGTGACCCCGCTCGATACAGCTGCGACCGGCGTCGGCAGCAGCCTGCCCCGGCTCGATGCCCGGGAAAAGGTCACTGGCCGGGCAACGTATATCGCAGACATGGTCTGGCCCGGCATGCTGCACGCTGCGATCCACGCCAGCCCGCATGCCCATGCCCGCATCCTCGGATACGACACGAGCGCCGCCCTCGCCGTGCCGGGCGTTGCCTGCGTGCTGACCGGCGACGATTTCCCGGACGGCCGCATGGGCGCCTTCATCAAGGACGAGCCCGCCATCGCCAAGGGCAAGGTGCGCTATCCGGGCGAGCCGGTCGCCGTCGTCGCCGCTGAGGACGAGGAGACGGCGCGCCGGGCGGCGGCGCTGATCCGGGTCGACTACGAGGACCTGCCCGTCGCCGCCACGCCGGAGGAAGCCGTGGCGCCGGATGCGCCGCTCATCCACGAGGGGCTGGCGGACTATTTCAAGGTCTTTCCGGCCATCTGCGGCGGCAATGTCGCCTCGGAGACCGAACTGTCGGAAGGCGATGTCGACGCCGCCTGGGCGGATTGCGACGTGATCGTCGAGGGCGACTTCGAGACGCCGGCCCAGGCGCATCTCTCCATCGAGCCGGTCGGCGCGCTGGCGGAGGTCGATGCCGAGGGCCGGGTCACCCTGTGGTCGGCCAACCAGTCGGTGTTCCGGGTCCAGGCCAATGTCTGCGAGGCCCTGCAACTGCCGATGTCGAAACTGCGCTGCCTCACGCCCAAGGTCGGCGCCGGCTTCGGCAACAAGATGGAGCCGCACGTCCAGCCGCTCGTCGTCCAGCTGGCGCTCAGGACCGGCCGTCCGGTGAAGCTGATTCTCAACCGGACCGAGGATTTCGAGACGGTGCGCGCGCGCCACCCGTTCAAGATCCGCTGCAAGACCGGCGCGAAGAAGGACGGCACGCTGGTGGCGCGCGAACTGACCGCCGTGCTGGACTGCGGCGCCTATGGCGACGACAGTCCCGGCGTGCTCGGCTACAGCCTGCTGATGAGCCGCGGGCCCTACCGCATCCCGCACTGCCGCGCCTCCGGCAAGCTGGTCTACACCAACCGCATGCGCTTCGGCGCGTTCCGCGGCTTCGGCAATCCCCAGGTCACCTTCGCGACCGAAAGCCAGATCGACGAGATCGCCGGCCGGCTCGGCATGGACCCGCTCGACCTGCGCATGAAGAACAGGATGCAGCCCGGCGACCGCTGGTTCGGCGGCGGCGAGGTCGCCTCCAACGGACTGGCGGAATGTATCGAGAAGGCGAAGGCGGCGGCGGGCTGGGCGCGGGGCCGGGAGCCGCCGGCGCCGCCGGGCAAGCGGCGCGCGCTGGGCGTTGCGGCCTGCGCCCATATCAGCGGCCTGCTGGCGACCGGCGCCATCGTCCGTCTGCTCGAGGACGGCTCGGTCGTGCTCAACACCGGCGCGGTGGATATCGGCCAGGGCTCCGACACAGTGCTGACCCAGATGTGCGCCTCGGCGCTGAAGGTTCCGGTCGACCGGGTGGCGATCGCCAGCCCGGATACCGACGGTTCGCCCTACAACTGGGGCACGACGGCGAGCCGCATCACCTACACGACCGGGCGCTCGGTCGTCGCGGCGGCGGACAAGGTGGCGGAGCAGATCAAGCGCCACGCCTCGGAGATTTTCGAATGCGCCGTCGAGGACCTGGAACTGCGCGACGGCGGCCGGGTCGGCATCAAGGGCGTGCCGGACAAGGAGCTGAGCTTCTTCGAAGTCTCCGGCCGGGCGCACTGGGCCGCCGGCGGCCCCATCGTCGGCACCGATACCTGGGTCTACAACCAGCCGAGCGTCGATCCGAAACGGGCCGTCGCCAGGGGCCTGCCGTTTCCCCAGATCGGGGTCTACAGCTTCGGCTGCATGATCGCGGCGATCGAAATCGACGAGACGACCGGCAAGGCCGAAGTCGCCGAGGTCTGGTCGGCGATGGATGTCGGCAAGGCGATCAATCCCGGCTCGGTCGAGGGGCAGATCGAGGGCGGCTTCGTCCAGGGCATGGGCTTCGCGCTGACCGAGGAGATGGTGTTCGACGGGCCGCGCCTCGCGAACCCGTCGATGATGGACTACAAGGCGCCGACATCGCTCGATGCGCCGTTCGATATCCATTCCATCATCGTCGAGGCCGCGGAACCCGGCGGGCCGTTCGGCGCCAAGGGGATCGGCGAGATCGGGCTGGTGCCGGTGCCGGCGGCGATCGCCAATGCGGTGGCGGCGGCGATCGGCACGCGGCTGCGCCGGCTGCCGCTGACGCCGGAGCGGGTGCTGGACGGGATGCTGGAGGGCGGCGATGAGGATTGACGACTATCCCGCGCAGGAGCCGCTCTCGGATTTCGCCCGGCCCTATCACGAAGAGGTGCTGCGCCGCGCCGGGGGCGTTGCCTACGAAGAATTCCGCTATGGCGGCAACGCCTATCAGAGCGTGCTGGTGGCTCGGGCCGCGGCGCCGACCGGCGACGTGCTCGCCTTCATCCACGGCGGCGGCTGGACCAACGGCTACAAGGAATGGATGGCCTTCATGGCGCCGGCGCTGACCGCACGCGGCGTGACCTTCGCCTCGATCGGCTACCGGCTGGCGCCGGGCACCCTGTTCCCAGACGGCTTCCACGATGTGCTCGACGGCTTTGCCGCGCTGCGCGGCCGGATCGGCGGTGTCGGCGGCGATCCCGGCCGGATGTTCGTCGGCGGCCACTCGGCGGGCGGCCACTACAGTGCGCTGATGGCGGTGACGGACGGATGGCAGGCGGCGCGCGGGTTGCCGCCGGATGCCGTGCGCGGCTGCCTGCCGGTCTCCGGCGTGTTCGACTTCCGGCCCGGCAACGGCATGTCGGCGCGCCCGCGTTTCCTCGGCCCGGAGGAGTCCGGCGCCGAGACGCCGGCCAGCCCGGTCGCCAATATCGAACGCACCCCGCCTTTCCTGCTGGCCTGGGGCAGCGCGGATTTCCCGCATTTGCGCACCCAGGGGCAGGCGATGGCCGACGCCCTCGAAGCGGCCGGCGGCAGCGTCGAAACCATGATCCTCGACGGCTGCGACCACCTGGAGGCCAGCCTCGAAACCGGCAACCCGGCCGGCCTGTGGCCCGAACGCGCCGCGGCCTGGATGGCGGAGCAGGGGTAGAGCCGGGACTATCGAGACCGGCTTTAGAGGGTGGCGCGAAATCCCCCAATTCCTCCCCCTCTGATAGAGTATTCCCCTGCGAAAAGCCGTGAGCCGGGTCGGTTTCCAAAAATATTTCCTTTTTTTCGATAATTTTCCTTGACACGGGTCATCCCGCGCCCTATATCGGCCCCGTCAACGCCCGAAGTGCGCCTGC
The genomic region above belongs to Rhodospirillaceae bacterium and contains:
- a CDS encoding (2Fe-2S)-binding protein, translated to MTGEPVTLPVTLRVNGADRPVAAVAPWTTLLTVLRDDLGLTGAKRGCNQGVCGACTVTIDGEPVRSCLSLALNCADRDIVTVEGLVPAGAPAGALAPVQQALAEGNAVQCGFCTPGILISAHALLRRNAPLTVDEVRAGLSGNLCRCSGYKKIVEAVVSASEARP
- a CDS encoding xanthine dehydrogenase family protein molybdopterin-binding subunit, which encodes MTPLDTAATGVGSSLPRLDAREKVTGRATYIADMVWPGMLHAAIHASPHAHARILGYDTSAALAVPGVACVLTGDDFPDGRMGAFIKDEPAIAKGKVRYPGEPVAVVAAEDEETARRAAALIRVDYEDLPVAATPEEAVAPDAPLIHEGLADYFKVFPAICGGNVASETELSEGDVDAAWADCDVIVEGDFETPAQAHLSIEPVGALAEVDAEGRVTLWSANQSVFRVQANVCEALQLPMSKLRCLTPKVGAGFGNKMEPHVQPLVVQLALRTGRPVKLILNRTEDFETVRARHPFKIRCKTGAKKDGTLVARELTAVLDCGAYGDDSPGVLGYSLLMSRGPYRIPHCRASGKLVYTNRMRFGAFRGFGNPQVTFATESQIDEIAGRLGMDPLDLRMKNRMQPGDRWFGGGEVASNGLAECIEKAKAAAGWARGREPPAPPGKRRALGVAACAHISGLLATGAIVRLLEDGSVVLNTGAVDIGQGSDTVLTQMCASALKVPVDRVAIASPDTDGSPYNWGTTASRITYTTGRSVVAAADKVAEQIKRHASEIFECAVEDLELRDGGRVGIKGVPDKELSFFEVSGRAHWAAGGPIVGTDTWVYNQPSVDPKRAVARGLPFPQIGVYSFGCMIAAIEIDETTGKAEVAEVWSAMDVGKAINPGSVEGQIEGGFVQGMGFALTEEMVFDGPRLANPSMMDYKAPTSLDAPFDIHSIIVEAAEPGGPFGAKGIGEIGLVPVPAAIANAVAAAIGTRLRRLPLTPERVLDGMLEGGDED
- a CDS encoding alpha/beta hydrolase; the encoded protein is MRIDDYPAQEPLSDFARPYHEEVLRRAGGVAYEEFRYGGNAYQSVLVARAAAPTGDVLAFIHGGGWTNGYKEWMAFMAPALTARGVTFASIGYRLAPGTLFPDGFHDVLDGFAALRGRIGGVGGDPGRMFVGGHSAGGHYSALMAVTDGWQAARGLPPDAVRGCLPVSGVFDFRPGNGMSARPRFLGPEESGAETPASPVANIERTPPFLLAWGSADFPHLRTQGQAMADALEAAGGSVETMILDGCDHLEASLETGNPAGLWPERAAAWMAEQG